AACGTGTGTCCCAAGTGGCATTAGAGTATTAAAGTTGACATACCGTATGTTCTTGGTGCTACAATCTGCAAGGGGTTAAAACTAGAAATGTTTTTCACGGtgggacagaaaaacaaacattcaaattTCATCTTTTGTAATCGCATTAAAGCTCGGCGCTGATTATTCATTTTTGCAACATGAATAATCACGACTACCAAAGAAGAGTTCCACTTAATGCTGTCTTTTCAGCGGAACATTACATCACCTGTGTGTGTAGTAACTGTCAATCTTTGCCCTGTACAGTGACTTACAGGAGAGATAGGAGCGTACGAGAGATATATGAGGAACGCTTCATACCAGAGAGGACGGTGAGTGTACAAATGAACTTCGCAGTCCCATTTCCTTCTGTTTATCACTTTTTTGCATCGCATTCAAAATTATGCGCGTACAAGGTggaatatctttattttttttccttgtacGTTAATACAATTACTTTGACGGTGAGTAAAGTAAGAAGACGAATTGTGCCCATCCTGTTAGGGGCCGTACCCACGGGGGGCTGGCACAGTGGAGCGAAGAGGCCCCTTTGGCAGGCCGGAGGACGACTATAACCGCGGTGGCTACGAAGGGGGCCCACGCTTTTTCCCCAATGGAGGAGGCCCACGAAATTACCATGAAGACCAGCGGGGCTACCATGGCGACAGCCTTCATTTTCCTGCGGAACGCAGAGCTCCTCCACCTTCAAGAAGGGTGAATTCCATTTGTTCAGCCACTTTTACAGTAATGGTGTATGTGCAACTTTAGAGATGCCGCattccagagtgtgtgtgtgtgttttggataCACTAGAATAATGTAGATACCACTGTAAGTCACTTTCTCTTTCTAATACGTCCTCCTTGCTGTGTAGGAGGACTACCCTTACAGAGCGCCCAGAGAAGACCAGCACGCGGGACGTTCGGTAGAGTTTGGGTAAAGTGCTCGACTTTGTCACAAAATTgtgttttgaaaataaaaatgtcaccaCATATTACCCCAGTGTAAGTCATTCAAATTGAAtggcatcttttttttagaCAGTCTGGAACTGGCTGTAATAGAACTTGTGTGCTGGACCAGTTTGTGTTTCAATCTTCCAGTCAGGACGGTGGGAAGGTCTGCAGGAGTGTGCCTCCACTGTCATTCCACCAATCAGGAGTGAAGATTCGGTTGCAAAACAATGTTTTCAGCTTAAATTTCTTGGAAGAGAGTAATAAAAAAACTGTACTTGTATACAAAATCAGGACAGGGAGAGTAAGACAAATTAAACTGGCTGAATGGCTTTCAATCCAAACAAATACTTTGCGGCGAGGTCAGTTCTGGCTTGTTGATCTGATGGTTTTGGCACGagtggaggtcagaggtcagtcaAGAGGCCGAAGGGAAGCTTGGATGCTGGTTACTGGCCTTAAAAGAGCAACAGATGGCAGCTTAAAAGTAACCTTAGTTAAATCAATATCGCACACCACCCATAGAAGTTAACGTTGTTTTATTTCTGAGAAAAATAAACGCAACCGCTGACTGGTACGTTTCCTGCATATCAAACACcgtcttgttttttgtttacctGCAGTTAACCACAGATTTGTATGCTTTTGCCCCCTCAGCGCCCGGGCGCCGCCTCCTCATAGCGTGCGAAGCCAGGGCATCTACCCAGCACCCAGATCCCTGCCAGAGAGCGGGGAAGACACACTAGTACAAGCCATCCTCAACCTGGACAGAGGGTACGAGTGAACGCACACTTAAACCGTTTCCGTGCAGCCAAACCAGATGTGGAGAATTTGTGTATTTGAGTAAAAGCTTCCGAATATTTTTTAGGCCTTTGTAACCGCCAACCCAAATCCAATatgtcctctgctgctgcttttctagGGAGGACAGAGATCACTACAGGAGAAAGGCAGCCTCGTTCCCCCCTCACAGAGAGCGGTCGCCCGTCCGCCGTGAGGTGGCCCGTTCCCCCCCGAGTCGCTCAGGGTCCAGCGTCAGCAGCAGAGGCTACTCGCCGGACAAAACCAAGACTCTGCCGTTTCCCTCGCAGCAAGGCCAGAGTATGTAGAAgcgagttccccccccccccccccccccccgatgcagCAAGGAATTCTGCTGAAACCTTTCTTTCAATAATagaggaatataaaaaaaaaaagtgattatcGGACTTGACTGATTCTAAGAAAGTGTTCAATTACAAGTGAAATGAAGCAAGCGATTTGCAGGGTCTGcgtccttttttatttaatttatttaagatTCGGGTAGAGCTTCTGGAAGGTCACCTCCAAAATGTTTAGTTCATTGCACAGACTGAATTTTCCTCTATTACTTGACTGTTTTTCTGACTGATATTCTGGTTGACTGGATTTCCAGGTGGAGACGGTCCAGAGGGTCATGCAGGTGTGCAGGAACACCTCTGGGGGGCGCTCTTTCCTCAACAGAGTGGACATGACACTATGGGTCTGTACATTGAGCCCCGTGGAAGAAGCTCGGACTTGGGTGGCGGTGAGCCGACTGTCGTTGAATTCTGGGAAGGATGGAGAATTCaagggaataaaatgaaaagacacGGAGAGAATCCGATTAGGGAATTGTATCAAAATATGAATCTCCCCAAGTCGAACTCTGTGACCCAGGTCCGAAGCGAGACGATCCCTTACTTGGTGCCTGAGTGTGACTTTGTAAAGccgtttctccttcctctgctggAGGTACGTTAGCACTTCAGTCAACATTTTG
This portion of the Brachionichthys hirsutus isolate HB-005 chromosome 22, CSIRO-AGI_Bhir_v1, whole genome shotgun sequence genome encodes:
- the pphln1 gene encoding periphilin-1, which gives rise to MNNHDYQRRVPLNAVFSAEHYITCVCSNCQSLPCTVTYRRDRSVREIYEERFIPERTGPYPRGAGTVERRGPFGRPEDDYNRGGYEGGPRFFPNGGGPRNYHEDQRGYHGDSLHFPAERRAPPPSRREDYPYRAPREDQHAGRSVEFGARAPPPHSVRSQGIYPAPRSLPESGEDTLVQAILNLDRGEDRDHYRRKAASFPPHRERSPVRREVARSPPSRSGSSVSSRGYSPDKTKTLPFPSQQGQSGDGPEGHAGVQEHLWGALFPQQSGHDTMGYEDPYSRIRVADKIPGLSREGSPHSVTSNKEESHPAEGEKEEPAVAPVVEESQKSTADNFQERRALAISGKAQEIEKVYRQDCETFGMVVKMLVAKDPNLEKQLQVPLRENLGELRERCLEDLKHFISELDEAVRQPEPSVCDSTTPSMTPTSHKLSKTGVNHSSSY